One Terriglobia bacterium DNA segment encodes these proteins:
- a CDS encoding diguanylate cyclase gives MDLKTRAYVVATAAIGAAIAYSALSHWQSADPVRFACYVLLAVLASRMRVELPGINGTMSVTFLFILIGVLELSLPETLVIGCAATVVQCFWKVRNKVKPIQVIFNVLSMMAPAIAVSFWTYQHSMRLFHGKTSLMLVAAAFAYFLFNTIPVAIVITMTEHKSLRTTWAECYFWSLPYYLVGAGIAGLVSFINQRIGWHTSLMVLPVVYWLYRSYRLYLGRLEDEKRHVEEMASLHLRTIEALALAIEAKDHTTHDHLQRVRVYAVEIGKELGLPEQEIEALRAAALLHDIGKLAVPEHIINKPGRLTPEEFEKMKIHPLVGAEILERVSFPYPVVPIVLAHHEKWDGSGYPFGVKGEAIPIGARILSVVDCLDALASHRQYRRALPLDDAMKEVARLSGKEFDPAVVDILSRRYVELERMAVSQRPEKHLTTDLIVARGESPATGFEHAHASAQEPNEDGFLGAIAAARQEAHTLFELSHELGSSLSLGETLSLLGVRLQKLVPYDSIAVYIVRDRELVPEYVSGDNFRLFGSTNIPLGKGLSGWVAQHCRPILNGNPSVEPSYFKDPGQSTTLRSALAVPLKGMNGVVGVLSLYKADIDAFPRDQLRILLAISSKVGLAIENALKYQQAETSATTDYLTGLPNARSLFLHLDSEIARCKRARTSLALMVCDLDEFKQVNDRFGHLEGNKVLRMFAQALKASCREYDYVARMGGDEFVVVMPGMRREAIQEKIVQITGLANEIGRQVCGEAFLSVSVGSTIFGEDGSDAEQLLSEADRRMYSIKQVHHDRDKVVTVPPASYVRATIN, from the coding sequence ATGGACCTGAAGACGCGGGCCTACGTTGTCGCGACCGCCGCCATCGGCGCGGCCATCGCCTATTCAGCTCTCTCCCATTGGCAATCCGCCGATCCGGTGCGATTTGCCTGTTACGTCCTGCTGGCGGTGCTGGCGTCACGGATGCGGGTCGAGTTGCCGGGCATCAACGGCACCATGTCGGTGACCTTCCTGTTCATCCTCATCGGCGTCCTGGAGCTGTCGCTGCCGGAGACCCTCGTGATCGGCTGCGCGGCGACCGTGGTGCAGTGCTTCTGGAAGGTCCGCAACAAGGTTAAACCCATTCAGGTGATCTTCAACGTACTCAGCATGATGGCGCCGGCCATCGCCGTGTCGTTCTGGACGTACCAGCACAGCATGCGGTTATTCCATGGCAAGACCTCGCTCATGCTGGTTGCAGCCGCGTTCGCGTACTTCCTGTTCAATACGATCCCGGTCGCCATCGTCATTACGATGACGGAACACAAGTCGCTGCGGACGACCTGGGCCGAATGCTACTTCTGGTCTCTGCCGTACTACCTGGTCGGGGCCGGCATCGCGGGACTGGTCAGTTTCATCAACCAGCGGATCGGATGGCACACTTCGCTGATGGTGCTGCCGGTCGTGTACTGGCTCTACCGATCGTATCGCCTCTACCTCGGCCGCCTGGAAGACGAGAAGCGGCATGTAGAGGAGATGGCATCGCTGCACCTGCGCACCATTGAAGCGTTGGCGTTGGCCATCGAAGCGAAGGACCACACGACCCACGACCACCTGCAGCGCGTACGCGTGTACGCGGTCGAGATCGGCAAGGAACTGGGATTACCGGAGCAGGAGATTGAAGCCCTGCGTGCAGCCGCCTTGCTGCATGACATCGGCAAGCTCGCCGTTCCCGAGCACATCATCAACAAGCCGGGCCGGCTGACCCCCGAAGAATTCGAGAAGATGAAGATCCACCCCCTGGTCGGGGCCGAGATCCTGGAGCGCGTTTCATTCCCCTATCCGGTGGTGCCGATCGTCCTCGCGCACCACGAGAAATGGGACGGCAGCGGTTACCCGTTCGGGGTGAAGGGCGAAGCGATCCCGATCGGCGCCCGTATCCTTTCGGTGGTGGATTGCCTGGACGCGCTGGCCTCGCACCGGCAGTACCGGCGCGCGTTGCCGCTGGACGACGCCATGAAGGAAGTAGCCCGGCTTTCCGGCAAAGAATTCGATCCCGCGGTGGTCGACATACTTTCCCGCCGCTACGTGGAACTGGAACGCATGGCGGTGTCGCAGCGCCCGGAGAAGCACCTGACCACGGACCTGATCGTCGCCCGGGGCGAATCTCCGGCGACCGGCTTCGAGCATGCCCACGCTTCGGCCCAGGAGCCGAACGAGGATGGGTTCTTGGGCGCCATCGCCGCCGCCCGGCAGGAAGCGCACACTCTGTTCGAGCTCAGTCACGAACTGGGCAGCTCGCTAAGCCTGGGCGAAACCTTGTCGCTGCTGGGAGTGCGCCTACAGAAACTCGTTCCCTACGATTCCATCGCGGTGTACATCGTCCGCGACCGTGAGCTCGTTCCCGAATACGTCAGCGGTGACAATTTCCGCCTGTTCGGTTCTACCAACATCCCGCTGGGCAAAGGCCTTTCCGGATGGGTGGCGCAACACTGTCGCCCGATCCTGAACGGCAATCCCTCGGTCGAGCCCAGCTATTTCAAGGACCCGGGACAGTCCACCACGCTGCGCTCCGCGCTCGCAGTGCCGCTGAAGGGCATGAACGGTGTGGTCGGCGTGTTGTCGCTGTATAAGGCCGATATCGATGCCTTCCCGCGCGACCAACTCCGCATCCTGCTGGCCATCAGCTCAAAGGTCGGATTGGCGATCGAGAACGCCCTCAAGTACCAGCAAGCCGAGACCTCCGCTACCACCGACTACCTGACCGGCCTGCCGAATGCGCGCTCGCTCTTCCTCCATCTGGATTCCGAGATCGCCCGCTGCAAGCGTGCGCGCACCTCTCTTGCCCTGATGGTCTGCGACCTCGACGAGTTCAAGCAGGTGAACGATCGCTTCGGGCACCTGGAAGGGAACAAGGTCCTGCGCATGTTTGCCCAGGCACTGAAGGCTTCCTGCCGCGAGTACGACTACGTGGCCCGCATGGGCGGCGACGAGTTCGTGGTCGTCATGCCGGGCATGCGCCGCGAAGCCATCCAGGAAAAGATCGTGCAGATCACCGGCTTGGCCAACGAGATCGGGCGGCAGGTCTGTGGCGAGGCCTTCCTTTCGGTCAGCGTGGGCAGCACCATCTTCGGCGAAGACGGCAGCGACGCCGAGCAGTTGCTGTCGGAAGCCGACCGCCGCATGTATTCGATCAAACAGGTGCACCACGATCGCGACAAGGTGGTGACCGTTCCGCCCGCTTCTTACGTCAGGGCAACCATCAACTAG
- the kdpA gene encoding potassium-transporting ATPase subunit KdpA yields the protein MQALIQYGAFLLLLTLLVKPLGGYMARVFQGQRTFLDPVLKPVERLLYRITAVDDQQEMDWKEYAVSFVLFGLCGTVFLYGILRLQRFLPWFYPTYQNAPLTQDLAMNTAISFSTTTTWQAYSGETTMSYFSQMAGLTAQNFLAGAAGLAVGMAFIRGLARQMTDKLGNFWVDLARAMLWVLLPLALAGALVLVWQGVPMNFHPYTEVTTVEGARQTIAQGPVAALEIIKNLGTNGGGFFNANGAHPYENPTPLTNLIAMLAIALLPAAFTNTFGRMIGNPRQGWMLYAVMTVLFVTGLGVCGWSEQQGNRILAKQAHVQARSTADQAGGNMEGKEVRFGIAQSVLTAVVTSNGATGSYNSMHDSYTPLGGAMLLVNMLLGEIVYGGLGTGLYSIILIALLGLLLAGLMVGRTPQYLGKTIGPSEAKMLTLYVLAGPMAILPFTAIAVVTQAGLAGLTTNTGAHGFTEIIFAFASCMANNGQSFAGLNANTPFYNLTTAMAMMVGRFGLAIPALALAGLFAGQSRRYGGIGTIPTDTIVFALLLLATALIVCGLSFFPALTLGPVLEHLAGFRPLA from the coding sequence ATGCAAGCACTAATCCAATATGGCGCTTTCCTCCTGCTCCTCACGCTGTTGGTCAAGCCTCTCGGCGGCTACATGGCACGTGTTTTCCAGGGACAGCGGACATTCTTGGATCCGGTGCTGAAACCCGTAGAACGTCTTCTGTACAGAATCACCGCTGTCGATGATCAGCAGGAGATGGACTGGAAGGAATATGCGGTCTCGTTTGTGCTGTTTGGCTTGTGTGGAACTGTTTTTCTTTATGGAATCCTGCGCCTGCAGCGATTCCTGCCCTGGTTCTATCCCACTTATCAGAACGCGCCATTGACGCAGGACCTGGCGATGAACACGGCGATAAGTTTCTCCACCACCACCACCTGGCAGGCTTACAGCGGTGAGACGACGATGAGCTACTTCAGTCAGATGGCCGGCCTGACTGCCCAGAATTTCCTGGCCGGGGCGGCTGGACTCGCCGTCGGCATGGCGTTCATCCGCGGGCTCGCTCGGCAAATGACAGACAAGCTGGGCAACTTTTGGGTCGATCTTGCGCGCGCCATGCTGTGGGTGCTGCTTCCCCTCGCACTCGCCGGCGCTCTTGTCCTGGTGTGGCAAGGCGTGCCCATGAATTTCCACCCCTACACAGAAGTAACAACGGTTGAAGGGGCAAGGCAGACCATCGCGCAGGGACCGGTTGCCGCCCTGGAGATCATCAAGAACCTCGGCACCAATGGCGGCGGGTTCTTCAATGCGAATGGGGCTCATCCCTACGAAAACCCGACCCCATTGACGAACCTGATCGCCATGCTGGCCATCGCACTGCTTCCGGCCGCGTTCACCAATACCTTCGGCCGCATGATTGGCAATCCGAGGCAGGGATGGATGCTTTACGCAGTGATGACGGTGCTGTTCGTCACCGGGCTCGGGGTGTGCGGGTGGTCAGAGCAACAAGGTAACCGCATCCTCGCGAAGCAAGCGCACGTGCAGGCCAGGTCCACCGCGGACCAGGCCGGCGGCAACATGGAAGGCAAGGAGGTAAGGTTTGGCATCGCGCAGTCTGTCTTAACCGCTGTGGTGACCTCCAACGGCGCGACCGGTTCTTACAACTCGATGCATGACAGCTACACGCCGCTGGGCGGAGCGATGCTGCTGGTCAACATGCTGCTGGGCGAGATCGTCTACGGGGGGCTTGGCACAGGTCTTTACAGCATCATTCTGATCGCCCTGCTGGGCCTGCTGCTGGCGGGACTGATGGTGGGCCGAACACCGCAGTATCTCGGCAAGACGATCGGACCATCGGAAGCAAAGATGCTGACGCTCTACGTGCTCGCAGGTCCGATGGCCATTCTTCCGTTCACCGCGATCGCAGTCGTTACCCAGGCGGGCCTGGCAGGTCTCACGACCAATACGGGGGCACACGGATTCACGGAGATCATTTTCGCTTTCGCCTCTTGTATGGCCAACAACGGCCAGAGCTTTGCAGGGCTGAATGCCAATACGCCGTTCTATAACCTGACCACTGCGATGGCCATGATGGTGGGCCGCTTCGGCCTGGCTATTCCGGCGTTGGCGCTCGCCGGACTCTTTGCCGGACAATCCCGCCGTTATGGCGGGATCGGAACCATCCCCACCGACACGATCGTTTTCGCCCTCCTGCTGCTCGCCACCGCACTCATCGTGTGCGGTCTGAGCTTCTTCCCGGCGCTGACCCTCGGGCCGGTGCTGGAACACCTGGCGGGCTTCAGACCTCTGGCTTGA
- a CDS encoding sigma 54-interacting transcriptional regulator, protein MTASSVPIRVHEMEMVVASEPMRLVMAMVERVAATPGAVLITGETGVGKELVARAIHSYSMRCAKPWVDVNCAAIPEHLVESELFGYEKGAFSGADAAKAGLFELADKGTLFLDEIGELDPKVQVKLLRVLDGVPYYRLGGNRKVSVDVRIVAATNRPLEEAVRFGRFRRDLYHRLSQFQIRVPALRERPEDIPVLAEMFLRQNCDAQFSPEALEALSAYAWPGNVRELRNVVMKMSVVAREGRVEPGDIPSEMVDRNAVSIPPPVPVRATGADLGELERQTILRTLHQAGGHQGVASKMLGISRRTLSRKLKQYRIEGSEETLRIEPPPNPPDPQDQYFRIDLQVPVRIRDSKGNVHEFTTVNVSMGGIALEGVKNPFALSRDFIVSLQIPDGPTIESTAKLVWADINGRAGVNFVELPEGTHEHLRKWIASHQQQEAWDPATH, encoded by the coding sequence ATGACAGCGAGCAGCGTGCCTATTCGCGTGCACGAGATGGAGATGGTGGTCGCCAGCGAACCCATGCGCCTGGTGATGGCGATGGTGGAGCGGGTGGCAGCCACTCCTGGGGCCGTGCTCATTACGGGCGAGACTGGCGTGGGAAAGGAACTGGTCGCGCGCGCGATCCATTCTTATTCAATGCGCTGCGCCAAGCCTTGGGTGGACGTGAATTGCGCCGCCATCCCCGAGCACCTGGTGGAGAGTGAACTCTTCGGATACGAAAAGGGCGCCTTCAGCGGGGCCGACGCGGCGAAAGCCGGACTGTTCGAACTGGCCGACAAAGGCACCCTGTTCCTGGACGAGATCGGCGAACTCGATCCCAAGGTGCAGGTCAAGCTGCTGCGCGTGTTGGACGGCGTCCCCTACTACCGATTGGGCGGCAATCGAAAAGTGTCGGTGGACGTGCGTATCGTGGCCGCGACGAATCGCCCCCTGGAAGAGGCGGTCCGATTCGGACGTTTCCGCCGCGACCTGTATCACCGCCTGTCGCAGTTCCAGATCCGAGTGCCGGCGCTCCGGGAGCGTCCCGAGGACATTCCCGTGCTCGCCGAGATGTTCCTTCGCCAGAACTGCGACGCGCAGTTCTCTCCGGAGGCGCTGGAAGCGCTGAGCGCCTACGCCTGGCCGGGCAATGTTCGCGAATTGCGCAATGTGGTGATGAAGATGTCGGTGGTCGCCCGCGAGGGACGCGTCGAACCCGGCGACATTCCCTCCGAGATGGTCGACCGCAACGCGGTCTCGATCCCGCCGCCGGTGCCGGTGCGGGCCACCGGGGCAGATCTGGGAGAACTGGAGCGCCAGACGATCCTGCGCACCCTTCATCAGGCCGGCGGCCACCAGGGCGTCGCCTCCAAGATGCTGGGGATCTCGCGTCGTACGCTCAGCCGAAAGCTGAAGCAGTACCGCATCGAAGGATCTGAGGAGACGCTCCGCATCGAGCCGCCGCCGAATCCGCCCGATCCGCAGGACCAGTATTTTCGCATCGACTTGCAGGTGCCGGTCCGGATCCGCGACAGCAAGGGAAACGTGCACGAATTCACGACGGTGAATGTCAGCATGGGAGGCATTGCTCTGGAGGGCGTCAAGAACCCCTTCGCCCTGAGCCGCGACTTTATCGTGTCGCTCCAGATCCCGGACGGACCCACGATCGAATCCACTGCGAAGCTGGTCTGGGCCGACATCAATGGCAGGGCCGGCGTGAACTTCGTGGAACTTCCCGAGGGAACTCACGAACACCTGCGGAAATGGATCGCCAGCCACCAGCAACAAGAGGCCTGGGATCCTGCTACACACTAA
- a CDS encoding S8 family serine peptidase has protein sequence MRYITGKVARVIFTAIFVACMATGTALADWKTQLSQDLQSVCSTPGTKVEVLVQYDRQPGADSDRAANDVRATKRAHFGFIRTRHLSLPCGALKTLLNRDRHIRYISLNRPNTRMMDKAVATLGADIALSYGYDGTGVGVAVIDSGISDNPDFMTQDGTQSRIVYRENFASDGGANAADLYEHGTHVAGIVGGNGAASSCANCDVVIHGVAPNVNLIDLRVLSADGAGNDSSIIAAIQRAIQLKDTYNIRVINLSVGRGIWESYTLDPLCQAVEQAWNAGIVVVVAAGNYGRDNTNGNDGYGTITVPGNDPYVITVGATNMRGDSNRADDVMTTYSSKGPSLIDHIAKPDIVAPGNRIASVMTKGTTLVNLNPAGKVPVSYYTSGPVLAMSSNYFRLNGTSMASPMVAGAAALLIQQDPTLTPDQVKARLMKTASKSLPRYTRWVDTKNLSLRTLENDVFTVGAGYLDVMAALNSTDLAGANVGAAKSPTAVFNANNSTTTLVFDQSVTWGTSVTWGTSVVWGTSAFAGTDVTGSSIVWGTSLVWGSSTSTASSIVWGTSVTWGTSVTWGTATTDAMSVDYDGDTDDPADPTIQ, from the coding sequence ATGCGCTACATCACAGGAAAAGTAGCTCGCGTCATATTCACCGCCATATTCGTCGCCTGTATGGCGACAGGCACGGCCTTAGCGGACTGGAAGACCCAGCTATCGCAGGACCTGCAGAGTGTCTGCAGCACTCCGGGCACCAAGGTCGAGGTGCTGGTGCAGTATGACCGGCAGCCGGGCGCCGATTCGGACCGGGCGGCGAACGACGTCCGCGCGACCAAGAGGGCGCACTTTGGGTTCATCCGGACCCGCCACCTGTCGCTGCCGTGTGGGGCGCTGAAGACGCTCCTCAACCGGGACAGGCACATCCGGTACATCTCGCTGAACCGCCCCAACACCCGCATGATGGACAAGGCGGTTGCGACCCTGGGGGCCGACATCGCCCTGTCGTACGGCTATGACGGTACGGGCGTCGGAGTCGCAGTCATCGATAGCGGCATCAGCGACAACCCGGATTTCATGACCCAGGACGGGACGCAGTCGCGCATCGTGTACCGCGAGAATTTCGCCAGCGATGGAGGGGCGAACGCGGCTGATCTGTACGAGCACGGAACGCACGTGGCCGGCATCGTGGGCGGCAACGGCGCGGCTTCCTCGTGCGCGAACTGCGATGTCGTCATCCACGGCGTCGCCCCGAACGTCAACCTCATCGACCTGCGCGTGCTCTCGGCCGACGGAGCGGGCAACGATAGCAGCATCATCGCCGCGATCCAGCGCGCCATCCAGTTGAAGGACACCTACAACATCCGCGTCATCAACCTGTCGGTGGGCCGCGGCATCTGGGAGAGCTACACGCTCGATCCTCTGTGCCAGGCCGTCGAACAGGCCTGGAACGCGGGCATCGTGGTGGTGGTAGCCGCCGGCAACTACGGCCGCGACAACACCAACGGCAACGACGGGTACGGCACCATCACGGTTCCCGGCAACGATCCGTACGTCATCACCGTTGGCGCCACCAATATGCGCGGCGATAGCAACCGCGCTGACGACGTCATGACGACCTACAGCTCCAAGGGGCCGTCGCTCATCGATCACATCGCCAAGCCTGACATCGTGGCGCCCGGCAACCGGATCGCCTCGGTCATGACAAAAGGCACGACCCTGGTGAACCTGAACCCGGCTGGCAAGGTCCCCGTCTCGTACTATACGTCCGGGCCCGTCCTCGCAATGTCCAGCAACTACTTCCGCCTCAACGGCACCAGCATGGCGTCGCCCATGGTTGCGGGCGCTGCCGCGCTGCTGATCCAGCAGGACCCGACCCTTACGCCGGACCAGGTGAAGGCCCGCCTGATGAAGACGGCGAGCAAGAGCCTGCCGCGGTATACCCGCTGGGTGGATACAAAGAACCTGAGTTTGCGCACTCTTGAAAATGACGTGTTCACGGTCGGCGCCGGCTATCTTGATGTCATGGCTGCACTGAACAGCACCGACCTGGCCGGAGCGAACGTGGGCGCGGCGAAATCGCCCACAGCCGTTTTCAATGCGAACAACAGTACGACGACCCTGGTCTTCGACCAGTCGGTCACCTGGGGCACGAGCGTGACCTGGGGTACCTCGGTGGTGTGGGGCACCTCGGCTTTCGCGGGCACCGACGTGACCGGCAGCAGCATCGTCTGGGGTACGTCGCTGGTATGGGGTAGCAGCACTTCAACCGCTTCCAGCATCGTCTGGGGCACCAGCGTCACATGGGGGACTAGCGTAACGTGGGGCACGGCGACTACCGACGCGATGAGCGTTGACTACGACGGCGACACGGACGACCCCGCAGATCCGACGATTCAATGA
- a CDS encoding ABC transporter permease, with product MKAVRCIAASVLVLAALACVLTGFLAPADYATQFREAPSAAPSRHHLLGTDDLGRDSFSRLLYGTRVSLLLAPAAALLSTLLAAFVGGIAGYVGGPTKKVAMAVTDLFLSMPWLFLLIIVRAMLPLNVSPGTSVTVTFLLLGLLGWAASARVVAAEVQTIRHSDFMLQAQASGISPWRLLALHITPNVRPVLFAQFWISIPVFILSEANLGILGLGVAEPLPSWGSLLRELESFVSFGDQPWRFVPLLLLILVVSSFQIFLSRKEVQA from the coding sequence ATGAAAGCCGTCCGCTGCATCGCCGCTTCGGTGTTGGTGCTGGCGGCGCTGGCTTGCGTGCTGACAGGGTTCCTCGCTCCAGCGGATTACGCAACCCAGTTCCGCGAAGCGCCCTCGGCTGCACCGTCGCGCCATCACCTGCTCGGAACCGACGACCTGGGACGCGATTCGTTCTCGCGCCTCCTCTACGGCACGCGGGTGTCGCTGTTGCTGGCGCCGGCCGCGGCACTGCTCTCGACGCTGCTGGCGGCATTCGTCGGCGGCATCGCCGGGTATGTCGGCGGGCCGACTAAGAAGGTAGCCATGGCAGTTACTGATCTTTTTCTTTCGATGCCGTGGCTGTTCCTGCTTATTATCGTGCGAGCGATGCTGCCATTGAACGTGTCTCCGGGGACGAGCGTCACCGTCACGTTCCTGCTGCTCGGGCTGCTGGGCTGGGCGGCGTCGGCGCGTGTTGTTGCTGCGGAAGTACAGACTATCCGGCACTCCGATTTTATGTTGCAGGCGCAGGCTTCCGGGATCTCGCCCTGGCGACTGCTCGCGCTCCACATCACACCGAACGTTCGCCCGGTGCTGTTCGCGCAGTTCTGGATCTCGATCCCCGTATTCATTTTGAGCGAAGCGAACCTTGGGATCCTGGGACTCGGGGTGGCCGAGCCGCTGCCCTCGTGGGGCAGCCTGCTGCGCGAGCTGGAATCCTTCGTCAGCTTCGGCGATCAACCCTGGAGATTCGTCCCGCTGCTGCTCCTTATCCTGGTGGTCAGCAGCTTCCAGATCTTTCTTAGCCGCAAAGAGGTACAAGCATGA
- a CDS encoding ABC transporter permease, protein MWISRLARHIAAMLATILLGGLLAATMVRLAPGFDVDERQLDPRLSPETIAAIKAERAGQRNIVHFYLQFLGRAARGDLGQSQTLNEPVRKLIAERLPATARLAGAGLLAAWIMAFALAVVATMTRSKGMDVMTTVFSGAFLCVPAAVLGLMTVVAKSPAYLAIACVVFPKLFRYCRNLLADSYDMPHVIMARAKGLSGSRVLFWHVLPVCARPLFALAGVSVSLALGACIPVEALCGIPGIGQLAWQAAIARDLPLLVTLTVLVTVITLAANSSSDLLSQALRAEGR, encoded by the coding sequence ATGTGGATCTCCAGGCTAGCCCGGCATATCGCAGCGATGCTCGCCACCATCCTGTTGGGTGGTCTGTTGGCTGCGACCATGGTGCGGCTGGCCCCTGGCTTCGACGTCGATGAGCGGCAACTTGATCCGCGCCTGAGCCCCGAGACCATCGCGGCGATCAAAGCCGAGCGCGCCGGACAGCGCAACATCGTCCACTTCTATCTCCAATTCCTCGGGCGAGCCGCTCGCGGCGACCTTGGTCAATCCCAGACGCTGAACGAACCCGTCCGCAAATTGATCGCCGAGCGCCTGCCCGCGACCGCCAGGCTCGCGGGTGCAGGACTGCTCGCCGCTTGGATCATGGCTTTTGCGCTAGCCGTGGTCGCGACCATGACCCGCTCCAAGGGCATGGACGTGATGACGACAGTGTTCAGCGGCGCGTTTCTCTGTGTGCCGGCTGCGGTGCTGGGACTCATGACGGTGGTGGCCAAGAGCCCGGCGTATCTGGCCATCGCGTGCGTCGTCTTTCCCAAGCTCTTCCGCTATTGCCGCAACCTGCTGGCGGACAGCTACGACATGCCGCACGTGATCATGGCGCGCGCCAAGGGCTTGTCGGGTTCACGGGTTTTGTTCTGGCATGTTCTGCCGGTGTGTGCCCGCCCGCTGTTCGCGCTGGCGGGGGTTTCGGTCAGCCTGGCGCTGGGCGCCTGCATCCCGGTCGAAGCGCTGTGCGGCATTCCGGGAATCGGGCAGCTCGCGTGGCAAGCCGCCATCGCGCGCGATCTGCCACTGCTTGTGACACTGACTGTGCTGGTCACGGTCATCACCCTGGCGGCGAACTCGAGTTCCGACTTGCTGTCGCAAGCGCTGCGCGCGGAGGGCCGATGA
- a CDS encoding ABC transporter substrate-binding protein encodes MSRKAIVSAFLLLALLLPFAALAQNQGGELRFCLRAEPKTFNPLLVEDEASETVRYLTGGVLVRVNRDTQALQPELAASWKVSKDGRTITFKLRSNLFFSDGTPFTADDVVYTVTQMMDPATHSPTGDSFRSGTGATGTKAVSPTEVTIAFPAPVAGMDRLFDQVAIMSAYSPKKEMAVLGPFYVADHKPGSYILLKRNPNYWKKDAAGRPLPYLNTIRMDIQSNRDIEALRFRRGEIDLINTLDSEFYDRLASAGSSSVHDAGASLDSEQMWFNQVPNAPIDGYKRDWFRSTAFRRAVSEAINRDDLCRVVFNSHARPAIGPISTANKFWFNARLKPIAYSPDAALRRLEGDGFKLQDGVLRDRAGHAVEFSIVTNSGNKYRERIAAMIQQDLAKIGMKVNVVTLDFPSLIERMTDKFNYEAVLLGLVNTDLDPNAQMNVWLSSAENHQWNPKQKTPATAWEAEIDRLMQAQAAALDPAKRKASFDKVQEIVYEQAPFIYLVNRNALSAVSSALIGAHPVVLRPQTYWNVDRLALKHEVIKERQ; translated from the coding sequence ATGAGCCGCAAAGCGATCGTGTCTGCGTTCCTGCTCCTTGCACTCCTGCTTCCATTTGCCGCGTTGGCGCAGAACCAGGGTGGCGAGCTTCGCTTCTGTCTGCGGGCGGAACCGAAGACGTTCAACCCGCTGTTGGTCGAGGACGAGGCCTCCGAAACGGTGCGTTACCTGACCGGTGGCGTGCTGGTGCGGGTCAACCGCGATACCCAGGCGCTTCAACCCGAACTGGCGGCCTCGTGGAAGGTGTCCAAGGACGGCCGCACCATCACTTTTAAGCTCCGCAGTAATCTCTTTTTTTCCGATGGGACTCCCTTTACCGCCGACGATGTCGTGTACACGGTCACTCAGATGATGGACCCGGCGACCCACTCGCCGACCGGCGACTCCTTCCGCTCGGGGACCGGCGCAACGGGGACAAAGGCCGTCTCGCCGACCGAGGTCACAATCGCCTTCCCGGCGCCGGTCGCGGGGATGGACCGCCTCTTCGACCAGGTGGCGATCATGTCCGCGTACTCGCCGAAGAAGGAGATGGCGGTGCTCGGGCCGTTCTACGTCGCGGATCACAAGCCGGGCTCCTACATCCTGCTGAAGCGCAATCCGAACTACTGGAAGAAGGATGCGGCAGGACGCCCGCTGCCGTACCTGAACACGATTCGCATGGACATCCAGTCGAACCGCGACATCGAAGCGCTGCGCTTCCGCCGCGGCGAGATCGACCTTATCAACACGCTGGACAGCGAGTTCTACGACCGGCTGGCGTCGGCGGGCAGCTCCAGCGTCCATGACGCGGGCGCTTCGCTCGACTCTGAGCAGATGTGGTTCAACCAGGTGCCGAATGCCCCCATCGACGGCTACAAGCGCGACTGGTTCCGCTCGACGGCGTTCCGCCGCGCCGTTTCGGAGGCCATCAATCGCGACGACCTCTGCCGCGTGGTTTTCAATTCCCACGCGCGCCCCGCGATCGGGCCCATCTCGACCGCCAACAAGTTCTGGTTCAACGCCAGGCTGAAGCCCATCGCGTACAGCCCTGACGCGGCGCTGCGCCGTCTCGAGGGCGACGGGTTCAAGCTCCAGGACGGAGTGCTGCGCGATCGCGCCGGACATGCGGTCGAATTCTCCATCGTCACGAATTCCGGGAACAAGTACCGCGAGCGCATCGCCGCCATGATCCAGCAGGACTTGGCCAAGATCGGCATGAAGGTGAACGTGGTCACGCTCGACTTCCCGTCGCTGATCGAGCGCATGACCGACAAGTTCAACTACGAAGCCGTGCTTCTCGGCCTGGTCAACACCGACCTCGATCCCAACGCACAGATGAACGTGTGGCTCAGCTCCGCCGAGAACCACCAGTGGAACCCGAAGCAAAAGACGCCAGCTACCGCGTGGGAAGCGGAGATCGACCGGCTCATGCAGGCACAGGCCGCCGCGCTCGATCCGGCCAAGCGCAAGGCCAGCTTCGACAAGGTGCAGGAGATCGTCTACGAGCAGGCGCCCTTCATTTATCTGGTGAACCGGAATGCTCTGTCGGCGGTGTCGTCGGCATTGATCGGCGCGCATCCCGTCGTGCTCCGGCCGCAGACGTACTGGAACGTCGACCGGCTCGCATTGAAGCATGAAGTCATCAAGGAGCGGCAATAA